One genomic region from Vibrio cyclitrophicus encodes:
- a CDS encoding polysaccharide lyase family 7 protein → MKQITIKTLLASSILLAVGCASTSTPTADFPNNKETGEALLTPVAMTASSHDGNGPDRLFDQDLTTRWSSAGDGEWAMLDYGSVQEFDAVQASFSKGNERQSKFDIQVSVDGESWTTVLENQMSSGKAIGLERFQFEPAVQARYVRYVGHGNTKNGWNSVTELAAVNCNVNACPTSHIITPAVVAAEQTMIAEMKAAEKARKAARKDLRSGNFGVAAVYPCETTVKCETRTALPVPTGLPETPLAGNAPSENFDMTHWYLSQPFDHDKNGKPDDVSEWNLANGYQHPEIFYTADDGGLVFKAYVKGVRTSKNTKYARTELREMMRRGDQSISTKGVNKNNWVFSSAPESDLEAAAGIDGVLEATLKIDHATTTGNANEVGRFIIGQIHDQNDEPIRLYYRKLPNQATGAVYFAHESQDATKEDFYPLVGDMTAEVGEDGIALGEVFSYRIDVKGNTMTVSLMREGKDDVVQVVDMSESGYDAGGKYMYFKAGVYNQNISGDLDDYSQATFYQLDVSHDQYKK, encoded by the coding sequence ATGAAACAAATTACTATAAAAACCCTACTCGCTTCTTCTATCTTACTTGCGGTTGGTTGTGCGAGCACGAGCACACCTACTGCTGATTTTCCAAACAACAAAGAAACCGGTGAAGCTCTCCTGACGCCGGTTGCTATGACGGCTAGCAGCCACGATGGTAACGGTCCAGATCGTTTGTTTGACCAAGATCTAACAACACGTTGGTCTTCAGCAGGTGACGGCGAGTGGGCAATGTTGGACTATGGCTCAGTTCAAGAATTTGACGCTGTTCAGGCATCATTTAGCAAAGGTAACGAGCGTCAATCTAAATTTGATATTCAAGTCAGTGTTGATGGCGAAAGCTGGACAACAGTACTTGAGAACCAAATGAGTTCAGGTAAAGCGATTGGCCTAGAGCGTTTCCAGTTTGAGCCAGCAGTTCAAGCTCGTTACGTACGATACGTTGGTCACGGCAACACCAAAAACGGTTGGAACAGTGTGACTGAGTTAGCTGCTGTTAACTGTAACGTTAACGCTTGTCCTACTAGCCACATTATTACCCCTGCAGTAGTAGCAGCAGAACAAACAATGATCGCTGAAATGAAAGCTGCGGAAAAAGCGCGTAAGGCAGCACGTAAAGATCTACGTTCTGGTAATTTCGGTGTCGCAGCGGTTTACCCTTGTGAGACAACAGTGAAATGTGAAACACGCACTGCGTTACCTGTACCAACGGGTTTACCTGAAACACCTCTAGCAGGTAATGCTCCGAGCGAAAACTTTGATATGACCCACTGGTATCTATCTCAGCCTTTCGATCATGATAAAAATGGCAAGCCTGATGATGTTTCTGAGTGGAACCTAGCAAACGGTTACCAGCATCCAGAAATCTTCTATACTGCTGACGATGGCGGCCTAGTATTCAAAGCTTACGTGAAGGGTGTACGTACCTCTAAAAACACTAAGTACGCACGTACGGAGCTTCGTGAAATGATGCGCCGTGGTGACCAATCTATTAGCACTAAGGGTGTTAACAAGAACAACTGGGTATTTTCAAGCGCGCCTGAATCAGATTTAGAAGCGGCAGCGGGTATTGATGGTGTTCTAGAAGCTACCTTGAAAATCGATCACGCAACAACGACAGGTAATGCGAACGAAGTGGGCCGCTTTATCATTGGTCAGATTCATGATCAAAACGATGAGCCAATTCGTTTGTACTACCGTAAACTACCAAACCAAGCAACGGGTGCGGTTTACTTTGCACACGAAAGCCAAGATGCGACAAAAGAAGATTTTTACCCTCTAGTGGGCGATATGACAGCTGAAGTGGGTGAAGATGGTATCGCACTTGGCGAAGTATTCAGCTACCGTATTGACGTTAAAGGCAACACGATGACTGTTAGCTTGATGCGTGAAGGCAAAGATGACGTTGTACAAGTCGTAGATATGAGCGAAAGCGGCTACGACGCAGGTGGTAAGTACATGTACTTCAAGGCTGGTGTATATAATCAAAACATTAGTGGCGACCTAGACGATTATTCACAAGCGACTTTCTACCAGCTAGACGTATCGCACGATCAATACAAAAAGTAA
- a CDS encoding right-handed parallel beta-helix repeat-containing protein, protein MQISKVATAVALSTGLLFGCNSDGLPIPTDPGGTDPVEPVEPVEVYSIENVYWDLTGDAVAAQSLSGTSPYRFDNDEEGTRALSIYSGDVANGFTFESSIYTAEEEGVVSFEGKDCTYTVTEQQLDMTCEKDDVETAYSATEITDEDVISALENADDGKPKSVDDVNAAIASAEDGAIIELSSQGTFDTGVIELNKAVILDGASLVTITGDACIDVTAPGASIKNMTFANDNLAGCFGRESAGTSDNETGAIIIGKIGKDSDPVALENLKFDANGITGDDLGEKKASWLFSRGYFTLDSSEFVGLSGSIQNNAIRINCSSNNARFGSQITNNTFTIKSGGSDVGGIKVGDSSGAKIKDTDNNNTCNVTVESNTFNGYKTLLSADNTSDFRNTAIYAQPDAINTTFGKENTLN, encoded by the coding sequence ATGCAAATTTCTAAAGTCGCCACAGCTGTTGCTCTTTCGACAGGTTTATTATTTGGTTGTAACAGTGATGGTTTACCTATTCCAACAGACCCAGGCGGAACTGACCCTGTTGAACCTGTTGAACCTGTTGAAGTTTACTCTATAGAAAACGTCTATTGGGATCTGACAGGTGATGCTGTTGCTGCACAGTCACTTAGCGGAACTTCACCATATCGCTTTGATAATGATGAGGAAGGTACTCGTGCTCTAAGCATTTACAGTGGAGACGTAGCTAATGGCTTCACTTTTGAGAGTTCAATATATACTGCTGAAGAAGAAGGTGTTGTTTCCTTTGAAGGTAAGGACTGTACCTACACAGTGACTGAGCAACAGCTAGATATGACCTGTGAAAAAGATGATGTAGAAACAGCTTACTCAGCAACAGAAATTACAGACGAAGATGTTATCTCTGCATTAGAAAATGCCGATGATGGAAAACCTAAATCAGTCGATGATGTGAACGCTGCGATTGCATCAGCAGAAGATGGCGCTATTATTGAACTATCATCTCAAGGTACCTTTGATACTGGCGTTATCGAGTTAAACAAAGCCGTTATACTTGATGGTGCTAGTTTGGTAACAATTACCGGAGATGCTTGTATTGATGTCACTGCACCCGGTGCTAGTATCAAAAACATGACTTTTGCCAATGATAATTTGGCCGGATGTTTTGGTAGAGAGTCAGCAGGTACTTCGGATAATGAAACTGGTGCGATCATCATTGGTAAAATTGGTAAAGATTCAGATCCTGTAGCACTTGAAAACCTAAAGTTCGATGCAAACGGCATTACCGGAGATGATCTGGGCGAGAAAAAAGCAAGTTGGTTATTCTCTCGAGGTTACTTTACATTAGATAGTAGCGAGTTTGTCGGTTTAAGTGGCAGTATCCAAAATAATGCAATTCGTATTAACTGTAGCAGTAACAACGCGCGATTTGGTTCACAAATCACAAACAATACATTCACTATTAAATCTGGTGGAAGTGATGTGGGTGGAATTAAAGTTGGTGATTCTAGCGGCGCGAAAATAAAGGATACCGATAATAACAATACCTGTAATGTAACTGTCGAAAGTAATACGTTCAATGGTTATAAAACCCTACTTTCAGCAGACAACACTAGCGATTTTAGAAATACAGCTATTTACGCACAACCAGATGCAATCAACACCACATTCGGTAAAGAAAATACTTTGAACTAA
- a CDS encoding oligogalacturonate-specific porin KdgM family protein, with product MNSVTKFAAAVACTLLAGTATGASLDYRYEYRAATDYTKTNGDTAHVDARHQHRVKLGESFKLSDKWKHSTGLEVKFHTDDSYYDADSGEVKSANSQSFYGGNWYIYGMEIDNTATYKIDNNWYLQLGMPIAWDWDEPNSNDGDWKMKKVTYKPQFRVGYKADMGLTTAIRYRHEYADFRNHTQFGDKDSETGERLESAQKSKITLTGAYKIESLPKLGLSYEANYVKSLDNVLLYNSDDWEWDAGLKVNYKFGSWKPFAEIWSSDISSSSKDREAKYRVGVAYSF from the coding sequence ATGAATTCTGTTACAAAATTTGCTGCAGCTGTTGCATGTACTCTTTTAGCGGGCACAGCTACTGGTGCATCTCTTGATTATCGTTACGAGTATCGTGCTGCGACGGATTATACAAAAACAAATGGCGACACGGCTCACGTAGACGCTCGCCATCAACACCGAGTGAAGCTAGGTGAAAGCTTTAAACTGTCAGATAAGTGGAAGCACTCAACGGGCCTTGAAGTTAAATTCCATACTGACGATTCTTACTACGACGCAGATTCTGGCGAAGTTAAATCAGCGAACAGCCAGAGTTTTTACGGTGGCAATTGGTACATCTATGGTATGGAAATCGATAACACTGCGACATACAAAATAGATAACAATTGGTATCTACAATTGGGTATGCCTATTGCTTGGGATTGGGATGAGCCTAATTCTAACGATGGTGACTGGAAAATGAAAAAAGTCACTTACAAACCACAATTCCGCGTTGGCTACAAAGCAGACATGGGTTTAACAACCGCTATTCGTTACCGTCATGAATATGCTGATTTCCGCAACCATACACAGTTTGGTGATAAGGATTCAGAAACTGGCGAACGTTTAGAATCAGCTCAAAAATCCAAAATAACGCTAACAGGTGCATATAAAATTGAGTCTCTACCGAAGCTTGGTCTTTCTTACGAAGCAAACTATGTAAAATCTTTGGATAACGTACTTCTTTATAATAGTGATGACTGGGAATGGGATGCTGGCTTAAAAGTAAACTACAAGTTCGGTTCTTGGAAACCTTTTGCTGAGATTTGGTCTTCTGATATCAGCTCATCTTCTAAAGATCGCGAAGCAAAATACCGTGTTGGTGTTGCTTACTCATTCTAA
- a CDS encoding polysaccharide lyase family 7 protein, with translation MFKKNILAVALLATVPMVTFANNGVSYPVPADKFDMHNWKITIPSDINEDGRVDEIEGVAMMSYSHSDFFHLDKDGNLVFEVQNQAITTKNSKNARSELRQMPRGANFSIDTADKGNQWALSSHPSASEYSAVGGTLEATLKVNHVSVNAKFPERYPAHSVVVGQIHAKKHNELIKAGTGYGHGNEPLKIFYKKFPDQDMGSVFWNYERNLEKKDPNRADIAYPVWGNTWENPAEPGEAGIALGEEFSYKVEVKGTMMYLTFETERHDTVKYEIDLSKGVDELDSPTGYAEDDFYYKAGAYGQCSVNDTHPVWGPGCAGTGDFAVDKKNGDYNSVTFSALMLNGK, from the coding sequence ATGTTTAAGAAAAACATATTAGCAGTGGCGCTATTAGCGACTGTACCAATGGTTACTTTCGCAAATAACGGTGTTTCTTACCCCGTACCTGCCGATAAATTCGATATGCACAATTGGAAAATAACTATACCTTCAGATATCAATGAAGATGGTCGTGTTGATGAAATAGAAGGGGTGGCAATGATGAGCTACTCACATAGCGACTTCTTCCATCTGGATAAAGATGGCAATCTTGTATTTGAAGTGCAGAACCAAGCGATTACGACTAAGAACTCGAAGAATGCACGTTCTGAACTGCGTCAGATGCCACGTGGTGCAAACTTTTCGATTGATACTGCTGATAAAGGAAACCAATGGGCACTGTCTAGCCACCCATCTGCCTCAGAGTACAGCGCGGTTGGTGGAACGCTGGAAGCGACATTAAAAGTCAATCATGTCTCTGTGAACGCTAAATTCCCAGAGAGATATCCAGCTCATTCAGTCGTTGTTGGCCAAATACACGCTAAGAAACACAATGAACTGATTAAAGCGGGAACAGGGTATGGACATGGTAATGAACCACTGAAGATCTTTTATAAGAAGTTTCCTGATCAAGATATGGGTTCAGTATTTTGGAACTATGAACGTAACCTAGAGAAGAAAGATCCTAACCGTGCTGATATTGCTTACCCTGTTTGGGGCAACACTTGGGAAAACCCAGCAGAACCGGGTGAAGCGGGCATTGCACTAGGCGAAGAGTTTAGTTACAAAGTGGAAGTAAAAGGTACCATGATGTATCTAACGTTTGAAACAGAGCGTCACGATACGGTTAAGTATGAAATCGACCTGAGTAAAGGTGTCGATGAACTTGACTCACCAACGGGCTATGCTGAAGATGATTTTTACTATAAAGCTGGCGCATATGGCCAGTGTAGCGTAAATGACACTCACCCTGTTTGGGGCCCAGGTTGTGCTGGCACTGGCGATTTCGCGGTCGATAAAAAGAATGGCGACTACAACAGTGTTACTTTCTCTGCTCTTATGCTTAACGGCAAATAG